The Amycolatopsis solani genome has a window encoding:
- a CDS encoding GntR family transcriptional regulator: MTTASERQPLAATRQRVRDELRERILTGRLRPGDRLVERELAEDLGVSRVPVREAIRALEAEGFLVEQSARRIVVRQLARVDVEELFDVREALEGLAAGLAAARAGAAELKRLDRALADAARATARGDAARITALNSRFHDEIVAIAGNALLTTMLQPLEGRLRWLTSQNEHWTELLDEHRRLYEAIASGDAERAKASAVEHVRVNRDVTLRALFPQVTA, translated from the coding sequence GTGACGACGGCGAGCGAGCGGCAGCCCTTGGCGGCCACCCGTCAGCGCGTGCGCGACGAGCTGCGCGAGCGGATCCTGACCGGCCGGCTCCGCCCGGGCGACCGGCTGGTCGAGCGAGAGCTGGCCGAGGACCTCGGTGTCTCGCGCGTCCCGGTCCGCGAGGCCATCCGCGCGCTCGAGGCCGAGGGGTTCCTCGTCGAGCAGTCCGCGCGCCGGATCGTCGTGCGGCAGCTGGCGCGCGTCGACGTCGAGGAGCTGTTCGACGTCCGGGAGGCGCTCGAAGGCCTGGCGGCCGGGCTGGCGGCGGCCCGCGCGGGCGCCGCGGAGCTGAAGCGGCTCGACCGCGCCCTCGCCGACGCGGCCCGCGCGACGGCTCGCGGGGACGCCGCCCGGATCACCGCGCTCAACTCGCGCTTCCACGACGAGATCGTCGCCATCGCGGGCAACGCGCTGCTCACCACGATGCTCCAGCCGCTGGAGGGCAGGCTCCGCTGGCTCACGAGCCAGAACGAGCACTGGACCGAGCTGCTCGACGAGCACCGGCGGCTGTACGAGGCGATCGCCTCCGGGGACGCCGAGCGCGCGAAGGCGTCGGCGGTCGAGCACGTGCGCGTCAACCGGGACGTCACCCTGCGTGCGCTCTTTCCGCAGGTCACAGCTTGA
- a CDS encoding NCS1 family nucleobase:cation symporter-1, whose protein sequence is MTAAPLTESQQETSPPPDPRLWNEDLAPAKERRWKVYDIFALWMSDVHNLGNYTFAAGLFVLGLSAWQVFTALLFGFVIIYFGMNLMGRIGQRTGVPFPVVARISFGTFGANLPALIRAIIAIFWYGIQTYLASVAITLLVLTIDPGLKPLTEHGFLGLHALGWICFVALWAVQALILTRGMESVRKFQDWCGPAIWVVMIALAVWILAAGNWHISLTSSPKQLSTGEQVRQWFGAAGLILATYGTLMLNFCDFSRNAPDQKTVRRGNFWGLPINSTAFALLSVIVTAGSMQVFGEAITDPAELLAKVHNTPVLIVGALTFAVATMGVNIVANFVSPAYDLANIWPKRISFTVGGLISAVAALCVLPWKLYSSPTVVNYFLGGLGAFLGPLFGIMIVDYYLIRRGKVDVAQLFVDGGAYPRVNPRAFVTFFPTAALAAVIALVPFFAPAAPYSWFIGTASSAALYFAVSRKHR, encoded by the coding sequence TTGACCGCCGCCCCGCTCACCGAATCCCAGCAAGAGACGAGCCCGCCACCGGACCCCCGGCTCTGGAACGAAGACCTCGCCCCCGCGAAGGAACGTCGCTGGAAGGTCTACGACATCTTCGCGCTGTGGATGTCCGACGTGCACAACCTCGGCAACTACACCTTCGCCGCCGGCCTGTTCGTGCTCGGCCTGTCCGCCTGGCAGGTGTTCACCGCCCTGCTGTTCGGCTTCGTGATCATCTACTTCGGCATGAACCTGATGGGCCGGATCGGCCAGCGCACCGGGGTCCCGTTCCCGGTCGTCGCGCGGATCAGCTTCGGCACGTTCGGCGCCAACCTGCCCGCGCTCATCCGCGCGATCATCGCGATCTTCTGGTACGGCATCCAGACCTACCTCGCGAGCGTGGCCATCACGCTGCTCGTGCTCACCATCGACCCGGGCCTGAAACCGCTGACCGAGCACGGTTTCCTCGGCCTGCACGCGCTCGGCTGGATCTGCTTCGTCGCGCTGTGGGCGGTCCAGGCGCTGATCCTCACCCGCGGCATGGAGTCGGTGCGCAAGTTCCAGGACTGGTGCGGCCCGGCGATCTGGGTCGTGATGATCGCGCTCGCCGTCTGGATCCTCGCCGCCGGCAACTGGCACATTTCCCTGACCAGCAGCCCGAAACAGCTCTCGACCGGCGAGCAGGTCCGCCAGTGGTTCGGCGCGGCCGGGCTGATCCTGGCCACATACGGCACGCTCATGCTGAACTTCTGCGACTTCTCCCGCAACGCCCCGGACCAGAAGACCGTGCGCCGCGGCAACTTCTGGGGCCTGCCGATCAACTCGACGGCGTTCGCGCTGCTGTCGGTGATCGTCACCGCGGGCAGCATGCAGGTGTTCGGCGAGGCCATCACCGACCCGGCCGAGCTGCTCGCCAAGGTGCACAACACGCCGGTGCTGATCGTCGGCGCGCTGACGTTCGCGGTCGCCACCATGGGCGTCAACATCGTCGCCAACTTCGTCTCCCCCGCCTACGACCTGGCCAACATCTGGCCGAAGCGGATCTCGTTCACCGTCGGCGGGCTGATCAGCGCGGTCGCCGCGCTGTGCGTGCTGCCGTGGAAGCTGTACTCCTCGCCGACCGTGGTCAACTACTTCCTCGGCGGGCTCGGCGCGTTCCTCGGCCCGCTGTTCGGGATCATGATCGTCGACTACTACCTGATCCGGCGCGGCAAGGTCGACGTCGCCCAGCTGTTCGTCGACGGCGGCGCGTACCCGCGGGTGAACCCGCGCGCGTTCGTGACGTTCTTCCCGACCGCCGCGCTCGCCGCGGTGATCGCGCTGGTGCCGTTCTTCGCGCCGGCCGCGCCCTACTCGTGGTTCATCGGCACGGCGTCGTCGGCGGCGCTGTACTTCGCGGTTTCGAGGAAGCACCGATGA
- a CDS encoding aspartate/glutamate racemase family protein, translated as MRIVVTNCNTTEAMTKEIEAGARAAASPGTEILARTPKWGPESAEGWLDSFLSAAAVLDLLRGLDEPFDAVVLAGFGEHGREGARELLDVPVVDITEAAAHLACLLGRRYGVVTTLDRTCGLIEDSLHAAGVAQNCVTVTGAGLGVLELTDERRTESALLTAGRRARDAGAEVLVLGCAGMTGLDRKIATMLDIPVIDGVAAAVRLAESLVALGLKTSRAGSYARPLDKRRTWPG; from the coding sequence ATGAGGATCGTCGTCACCAACTGCAACACCACCGAGGCGATGACGAAGGAGATCGAGGCTGGGGCCCGCGCGGCCGCGAGTCCCGGCACCGAAATCCTGGCGCGGACACCGAAGTGGGGCCCGGAGTCGGCCGAGGGGTGGCTCGACAGCTTCCTGTCCGCCGCGGCCGTGCTGGACCTGTTGCGGGGCCTGGACGAGCCGTTCGACGCCGTCGTGCTCGCCGGCTTCGGCGAGCACGGCCGCGAGGGCGCACGCGAGCTGCTGGACGTCCCGGTCGTCGACATCACCGAAGCCGCCGCGCACCTGGCCTGCCTGCTCGGCCGCCGCTACGGCGTGGTGACCACTTTGGACCGGACGTGCGGGCTGATCGAGGACAGCCTGCACGCCGCCGGCGTCGCGCAGAACTGCGTCACGGTCACCGGCGCCGGGCTCGGCGTGCTGGAGCTGACCGACGAGCGCCGCACGGAATCGGCGTTGCTGACCGCCGGCCGCCGGGCGCGGGACGCCGGGGCCGAGGTGCTGGTGCTCGGCTGCGCCGGGATGACCGGGCTGGACCGGAAGATCGCGACGATGCTGGACATCCCGGTCATCGACGGCGTCGCGGCGGCCGTCCGGCTCGCGGAATCCCTGGTGGCACTGGGGTTGAAGACGAGCCGCGCGGGGTCCTACGCCCGGCCGCTGGACAAGCGGCGCACCTGGCCCGGTTGA
- a CDS encoding alginate lyase family protein produces MRSVLGALVLSATVLVVPVSGTAVAASPPRTVVTDGAKLAGIKQAIRTGHATPAQRDALKVVLAKADTALTDGPWSVMDKPSAPPSGDKHDYTSQAPYWWASRPKTPENPKGCPYVSKDGQRNPEADAITDHTYRMWAWDAMYYLSLAWYYTGDAKYAKRAALDIRTWFLAPATKMNPNMTYSQIIPCKDTVSGTGIIDSTQSFSQLMDAFALLDGGAPGWTGQDRAGIKAWLGQYLNWMQTSPQAKLELAATNNHGTFLDMQNATISAYLGKKDAAKKIVLDAEKKRFPVQFAADGSQPLELSRTMSWHYVNFNLTAWGRLAEVGKNLGVDVWKYRAANGVTLRKVVDQLIPGARHGAEAWPHQQIGVFDQSIAADIFHAAAEEAHDTDAAAALEQMPLPAGGDTWPVRVSCFPLDPPLK; encoded by the coding sequence GTGCGAAGCGTTCTGGGCGCGCTGGTCTTGTCGGCAACCGTGCTCGTGGTCCCGGTGAGCGGCACGGCGGTGGCCGCGTCTCCACCGCGCACCGTCGTCACCGACGGCGCGAAGCTCGCGGGGATCAAGCAGGCGATCCGCACCGGCCACGCGACCCCAGCCCAACGGGACGCGCTGAAGGTGGTGCTCGCCAAGGCGGACACCGCGCTCACCGACGGGCCGTGGTCGGTCATGGACAAGCCGTCGGCCCCACCGAGCGGCGACAAGCACGACTACACGAGCCAAGCGCCGTACTGGTGGGCGAGCCGGCCGAAGACGCCGGAAAACCCGAAGGGCTGCCCGTACGTCAGCAAGGACGGCCAGCGCAACCCGGAGGCCGACGCGATCACCGACCACACCTATCGGATGTGGGCGTGGGACGCGATGTACTACCTCTCGCTGGCCTGGTACTACACCGGAGACGCGAAGTACGCGAAGCGGGCCGCACTGGACATCCGGACCTGGTTCCTCGCCCCGGCCACGAAGATGAACCCGAACATGACTTATTCGCAGATCATCCCGTGCAAGGACACGGTCAGCGGCACCGGGATCATCGACTCGACGCAGTCGTTCAGCCAGCTGATGGACGCGTTCGCGCTGCTCGACGGCGGCGCGCCGGGCTGGACCGGCCAGGACCGCGCGGGGATCAAGGCGTGGCTCGGCCAGTACCTGAACTGGATGCAGACCAGCCCCCAGGCGAAGCTGGAACTGGCCGCCACCAACAACCACGGCACGTTCCTCGACATGCAGAACGCGACGATCTCCGCGTACCTGGGCAAGAAGGACGCGGCGAAGAAGATCGTTCTCGACGCGGAGAAGAAGCGGTTCCCGGTGCAGTTCGCCGCCGACGGCAGCCAGCCGCTCGAGCTCTCGCGCACGATGTCGTGGCACTACGTCAACTTCAACCTCACCGCGTGGGGCCGCCTGGCGGAGGTCGGGAAGAACCTCGGCGTGGACGTCTGGAAGTACCGGGCCGCGAACGGCGTCACCCTGCGGAAGGTCGTCGACCAGCTGATCCCCGGTGCCCGGCACGGCGCGGAAGCCTGGCCGCACCAGCAGATCGGCGTGTTCGACCAGTCGATCGCGGCGGACATCTTCCACGCGGCGGCCGAAGAGGCGCACGACACCGACGCGGCCGCGGCGCTCGAGCAGATGCCACTCCCGGCCGGCGGCGACACATGGCCGGTGCGCGTGTCCTGCTTCCCGCTGGACCCGCCCCTCAAGTAA